From the genome of Lampris incognitus isolate fLamInc1 chromosome 17, fLamInc1.hap2, whole genome shotgun sequence:
gGGTTTAGCGCCACTTGCttggccaaaaaaaccccaaaaaactcatatatatctactactactactactactactactaagttcggctgctcccgttaggggtcgccacagcggatcatccgtttccatctcttcctgtcttctgcatcttcctctgtcacaccagccacctgcatgtcctccctcaccacatccataaacctcctctttggccttcctcttttccccttccctggcagcgccatattcagcatccttctcccaatatacccagcatctctcctccacacatgtctgagccctctcaatcttgcctctcttgctttgtctccaaaccgtccaacctgagctgtccctctaatatactcgttcctaatcctgtccttcatcactcccaatgaaaatcttaacatcttcaactctgccacctccagctcctcctcctgtctgtcttttcatcagtgccgctgtatgtatgtatgtgtgtatgtatatatatatatatatagcgtttttttctgaaaccgtcaatgatgttgtgagtgctcaactaatgaggagtggaatatcaacacagatacaggaagaaaatattttaatacattgcagtatatAATTGAGCATTTATTTAACCTGGAAGTCATTTTGAGATCTCCTTTTGAAGAGAGGCCTGGTCAAGGAATGGAGGTCTTAATAACAAACGAAATTTTCAGACCAGCAACATATCAGCATACATAGCAGATCAGGTTAAGATGGCTGATAGATATGCGATAGTCTGATGCAGTTAACAGTCGTCAGTCAAATCTCTGTAAGAGAAACAGACTTGCTTTCTTCCTCCATTTTATAGCTAGGcaattggtcccccccccccccccacgctatCCCTTGATGAAAGCCTCTGCATGGCGGAAATCCACTGGAGTATTTTACATGTTTTTGTGTATCAAGCAAGCAATAAAGGCCTTCTTTGTCTTGAAAAACGCCTTGAATCCCTGTCTCTCTCCGTAAAGACAATGCTGAGGCTGACTTGGTAAGGCAGAGGCAGGCCCTAATGGTCAGCATCTTAATATACTCCAATAGTGACCATCTGCTTTTAGTTTTAACTTGCTTTGCAGCGAGTTTCAGAAAGAGGAATTGGAGTACTTGAAGACTTCTCAACCTAGCTCATTGTATACGGTATGGATTACATTTAGGAATAAAAACAAAACCCAGGGGTGCATTTTCACTGGTCCCAGCAGTGGTTGTTTATGGTTAGGGGTTAAGTTAGAGCTAGAGTCAATTGgctgtgtatgtgggtgggaagccggatgtaaggtacgtgtcctggttgttgcactagcgcctcttctgttcagtcgggatgcctgtttgaggggaggagggggaactggggggaatagcgtgatcttcccacgcgctacgtccccctggcaaaatgtctcactgtcaggtgaaaagaagcggctggcaactccccatgtatggaggaggcatgtggtagtctgcagccctccccgaatcggcagagggggtaattggccagatacaattggggagaaaaaggggggaaaccccccccccaaaatgttagagttagagttagagTAAGCATTAATGCTATAGAAATGTGAGAGATTGCTGTGTGCATCTGTATCTTCCAGGGGTGTGGCTAAGGCCTGGTCGTGGGCTCATTTCGGTCAGGGCTCAGGGCCCATCTTACTGGACGCTGTGAGGTGCACAGGAAATGAACTCTTCCTTGATCAGTGTCCTCATGGAGACTGGGAGCAGCACAACTGTGACCACATGGAGGATGCTGGGGTCTCCTGCAGTCCATATACGGGTATAATGCACATGCACTTAGGAGATCTGCATGCACCTGTGAATTAACGCTCACATACCTGCACACTTGAAAGGACGCattcacatgcacgcacaaatgTACATTTATATGAACATAAAAATATTGATGCTCTCAAACACGTGTGCAAATCCGAGTTTTGCTCATGTATTGTCATGACAGGTCTATGGGTTGATGCAATACAgtggtttaatgtgtgtgtgtgtgtgtctgtgtgtgtgtgcatgcctcagATGGTGTGGTACGTCTGGTTGGAGGAGACAGTCCCTGGGAAGGTCGTGTGGAGGTGTTCCACAATGGCGACTGGGGAACGGTGTGTGATGACCACTGGACCCAGCAACATGCGCGGGTGGTCTGCCAACAGCTCGGATACAGGTGTGAGAAACACTTTTTCTCAGTTTTTaacgttttttgtgtgtgtgtgctttgtttaGGATACTGTAGAACACACGAGGATAAGACTTGACAAAGCTGAGTTGGTTTCAAAGACATCATCATCGGTACGTAGTAAAGGATGAGATAGTGACATCCAGGGAAGCACTATTAGCCTCTGGTCAGTCACATCAACCCTTCTCCATGTGCGGGTTTGGGATGGCCAGTATAACACATAGCTGCCTGTTGAAATAACCCATTAAGCCATCCTTCACTCCAAGCCAGCCAGTGTAATCTGAGCAACTCATTGTTGGAGACCTTTGCCTCCGAAAGGCTACATGTTACGCATCTGAACCTTGACCATTTCTTTAGGGGTCACGCGGAGGTCGTAGCGGATGGAACGTTTGGGGAGGGGATTGGACTGATCCTATTGGACGACGTCCACTGCGACGGATCTGAGACTTCCCTGCTTGACTGTCGCCGTGGTATCTGGGGGAGAACCGACTGCTCCCATAATGAGGACGTAGGGGTGTGCTGCAGGGTCGGGGCCGGTCAGGAGACCAACGAGGTGCAAGTCATTGCCCCATCCACAGGTATAACAGCCCTTGATGGGATGTGACCTTTGACCTGATGCTGTATGGTGAGGCGTCCTGAGTAGAGTACAGTAGAAAAATAAGCTGCAAATGGATTTGAGCTCAAACTGACAAAATTTAAAATTGATTCAATCAAATTTGGgcaacatggtggcgcagtggttagcgcggtcgcctcccagcaagaaggtcctgggtttgagtcctggggtagtccaatcttgggggtcgtcctggtcttcctctgtgtggagtttgcatatgctgggataggctccagcatacctgagagcaggataaggggtttggataatggatggatggatgtatggatgggttTTAATCATATTTGAATCAAATCGAactgaatttgaattttaaagatGTGAAATTATAATGTATTTAAATGTGACTTTCAAATGTGTAAAATTCAGACGGTAGAAAATTCAAATTTACAAAGTTCAAACTATAAAAtagtgagtatcaaaataaaagtctctGAAATTCAAGTTCTGAAATTTTCTGTTTCCAAGACCCAAGTGACCATGGGGGTTACACAGCGGCCATGGCTCATTTTAGACACAATAGGAACCATAGTGCTTTAGTCTCATATTAGTCTACGAGTGGCTTTTACCTACAAAAATTGTAAACTGACGGACGTCCAGGTGGcggggtggtctattccgttgcctaccaacacggggatcgctggttcgaatcccagtgttaccactggcttggtctggcatccctacaaacacaagtggccgtatctgcaggtgggaagccgaatgtgggtatgtgtcctggttgcttcactagcgcctcctctggtcggtcagggcacctgttcaggggggagggggaacctggaggaatagcgtgatcctcccacgcactacatcctcctggcaaaaccccctcactgtcacgtgaaaagaaatggccacatgtgtcggagaaggaatgtggtagtctgcagcccttccggatcggcagagggggtggaccaaaTACAAtaactggccaaatacaattggggagaaaaagggagggaaatttaaaaaaaattcaaattatAAAAAAGTGAGTATCAAAATATGAGTCTCTGAAATTCAAGTTCTGAAAATGTCATTTTCCAAGACCCAAGTGACCGTGGGAGTTACACAGGGGCCATGGTTCATTTTAGACACAACAGGACCCACAACAGGACCCACGTCTACGAGTGGGTTTTACCTACAAAAATTGTAAACTGGAGGAAACAATGCAGTCAGGGCCCATTCAGTCCTGTTTCTATGGTGAAGAGGGTCATATTGGTAAAAGAAAAGGAGTTTTCTAGAGTGAGAAGACAACAAAAAAGAAGGAGTCGTTTTGAGGTTTTTGTACCATTATGCGATTGCAGTCAAacagctgtgtatgtgtgtccagAGGGCCTGAATGCCAAGTGTTGACAGCACAGTGAATAAAGCGGTGTTCACTACCTCGCTGCCCCCGGCGGTCCTGACACGCCTGTAGAAACACGGCCTATTAGAATGAGAATGGAGACGAGTGGCTAGGGACACCGGACGTCCAGTGACATTTTACTGCTGTCACCCGACATTTAACTGGCTCCATGTGAACATGCCGACATGAATATAAATGTGAgcgtattaatgtgtgtgtgtgtgtgtgtgtgtgtgtgtgtctgtctgtcttgccgaCTCTGGCAGGTCCCCTGGTGCGTCTTGTGGGCAGCAGTAGCCGGAAGGAAGGACGGGTGGAAGTGTATTTCCATGGCAACTGGGGCAGTATTTGTGACTCGGGCTGGAACGACCTCAACGCGGCTGTTGTGTGCAGGCAGCTGGGACATAGGTGAATTTTTAGTAGTGTATATGCATGTGAAAGGTAGGGACAAACGATTTGATAAAACGGTCTCCGATTCACATGTTCCCCTTCCCAcggctttctctccatctctctctccatctctctctccctctcgctctgtccACCCATCCCTCTCTCAGCGGCCGGGCGGTGGCAGCAGGGGGCTTTGGCCAGGGGAAAGGGCCCATCCACCTGGACCAGGTGAGGTGCACGGGGAAGGAGGAGTTCTTAGGGGAGTGTCCCTCTCTGGGCCAGAGCCTGCAGGGCTGCAGGCGTAGGGAGGACGCAGGGGTGAGGTGTGATGTGACCCCTGGGGCAACCGGGGAGCAGGCCAAGCCACACGAGCTGACAtgtggcctgaggaagattgtggaGGAAGGGAACAAGAAGCAGCAGGGAGAGAAAAACACACTAAGGTAAGGTCCGGCATCCCGGGCCAGCAACACAAACATGACATATGCAACTAATTAAATATGCAAGATTAAAGATGTCTAAAGCATCAAGTAAATTTCACGCATTCGTGATCCAACCCTGTTTAAGTACAATAAGTAATTGCATAGTCGCCTTTAGCTGTGTCCATTGACTCTCTTCACTTTTGAGGGTTGCTCTCATGTGCAGCATTTCTTCATCGGCTGAGGTGGATTTTGATCACTTTTGAAGCTGCTTTTCTTAGCAGGAGCAGTATTTGCCTCTGATGTCTACTGGTGCTGCATTCACAAAGGATACCCCTCATAGCTTTTCTCATAGCCCGATGACACGTCATGGTTGTTTGCACATTCAAATTattctgctaattgctgactctgtTGTAAGtcaataaaagcatctgctaaatccGTAAATGTACATTTTAAAAGCAGAATGACTGGCAGTTAGGATCCGAAAACCCCATTCATTTTCACCAGAGGCAAAAAGTAAATGGATCCGGATGTAGCCTGAGAGCCCTGAAGTGACGGCAACACTTCAGATACACTATGAACGACCAGGGTTGTTTTAAACTAGCTTACCTTGCCTTTCATTCCCCTCTGAATGAGTCAACTTCGATGCAACGTTATGCGTTTCACTTGAAAGGTCTAACTCTAGGTCGTTTCCTATTCTCACACCCCTCTTATTCAagtctcctcctccctcctagTAACTCATGGCCATGGCAAGTGTCAGTGTGGCTTCGGTCTGAGGGACAAGATGGCGCTCCTCTCTGTAGCGGTACTCTGATCAGCCCCTGCTGGGCTCTCACCTCCGCAGACTGTTTCAACAggtacctgccccccccccacactcctctcctcttccctcttctccctctcccctcttctcttttctcctctcactGTGTATAATGTAACAAAGCCATCTCCCCTGACTGTCTTCCCAGGTTCGGCAAGGATCTATCCAGGTATGTGGTACGCATCGGGGCCACTGAGCGAAAACTTACCCCAGAACAAATCACAATTCACAAGAAGTTCAAGGGCCAGAGCGGTGGTCACAACCTGGCTCTGCTGAGGCTGCCCAGCACCAAGGGTCATTGTGTAACCTTCGAACGTGACACTAATGCAGCATGCCTTCCCCTACCAGACACAGCAGTGGGGGGGAAGACCCTGTCCTCATGTGTTATCACGGTTACCACACAATGGGAAGGGCCAGGTAGGCCTTACCTTCTACTCTTAACTCTCCTCTCTCATATCAGCTTCAAACCATTCCATTAATTATGTGACATTACTCATCTCGCGACTCCCTGTCTGTCCTTTCCTCCTAGATTCAGTGGTCGCCTCGTGGGTTCCCCTGATGTCTTCATGGCAATGCAAAAAGCGCTACGGCGATAGCTACTCCAGCCACGGCACACTGTGTGCCGGCAGCCCTCCAGACACCAgccgtctccatggtgacagttgCCAGGGCAACTCTGGAGGCGGGCTGGTGTGCCAGGGGGAGGCGGGCCGCTGGGTGCTCACTGGGGTGGTCGCCGGGGGTTACGGATGCGGCGTCCCCTCCTCTCCGGCACTCTACACTCGGGTCAGTCGTTTCAGGAGTTGGATCGAGGAGGTCACTGGTGCtcacatgcagcagcagcagcagcagcagcagcgcgcACACACAGAAGACACCCGCACACGTGTTGAGGAGGATGACGTGAACACGCGAAAGGAGAACACACACGCTGAGCTGGCATATACCAACGACCTCACACTTATGGACGCTGACCTGATGCACGCCTATAAGGAACACACTCACAGCGAGGGCAGAGATAAATACTCTCATGCGCATGGAGAGCCAAGGCAAACACCCATTCAGCAATTCAGCATAGAAACGAATGAAGTCAACGAGctcacacagaaacacacgcacactcataGCCAGCACATGCATGCTCATCACCGCACTAACATGCACAGGAAGAGCGCACATCCCATCAAGGCCGACAAGCACACACATGCCCTGGTCTGATCGAGGTTGCCGCACCGTTGGCTGACCGTCTGTGCCATGTGACCGTTTAAGGAGAAAGGTGGGGAAAGAGAAGCGATCAACAAAGAGACAAGAATATAAAAGGGAAGGACAGAGAGTGGCTCTTTCAATATGAGGCTGTACTTTCAACTCTGAAAAAGTGCGGCTGTACCGCTCGCACCTGCCTCTATGCGCTCTGTAATGCAACTGAACTTGGCATGTGTGAATTCAACGGGGGGACCCTCAGATAGTCAGGAGCTGAAGAGAGGACTGTATTCATCTAGTGAGTGGTGTCTGCAcgtaagaaaggaaggaaggagtcAGTGCCCCATAAAAAGGCTCAACAATAACAAATCAGTTAGTGTCCTGAAAGGGGACACCGGAGCCAATCTTGGCAGATGTAGTGTTACACTGATATTGGCCTGTCACAGATATCGACTATCAGCATGGCACATATTTCACTTTTTTGTCTGAGTAGGATATATAAATGAAACTTTTGTGCAATCtttgcaatctctctctctctctctctctctctctctctctctctctctctctctctctctctctctctctctctctctctctctctctctctctctctctctctctctctctctctctctctctcacacacacacacacacacaaaccaaatgaCTAAGCTCTAAGCTAAAACTCAGCATATGTGTGCCATATAAAACTACTGCGTGCAGAGTGGACTATGAAAATAATTTCTGGTATATAAAAAAAGCAAACAACAACCATCAGAAAAGATTAATGCCATCGCTGAAAGCCAAAATCCTGTATCTACCGGGGCCTGGCTTCAAGTTAACATTTAAAACTGTGGGGGATTTTGCTTGCGAATATGAAACACTGAAGATAGAGATTATCAAACAGGGGCTTATCTCTTCAGGCTATTGTCTTATACATTTACCAGTGACAGTGCTGTTGTTCATTTAGTTTTCTATTGACTACTGTTCTCATGGCAATGTTATTTAATATTTATCTGGACTGGACAATTCTCTCTTTCCAAAGCCATTGAAAGCCAACTGTCGGGACATGTTCCCTTTTTTCTACTGAGTCCACTACTAAATGGTTCTAGATAGATAGGTAAGCAGATAGAGAAGATAGATAGCTACTTTCTGGTTGCTAGTTTAGATCGTTTCTGTATTGCATTCATTCTTGACTGAAATAGATAGCCAAACCGTTGAAGTTTTAATGTTGAGTGTTCAGTCCTGTTGTATTCTTTTCTCTGAACAGGTGTGTGATCTAACCAGTAGGTGGCGACATTGTTCTATTTTTCAGAGTCCCGTGGCTCTCATTGGGCCTCACTCATCAGTCGTTCGTACTTGCAAATTTGtttttacacacccatgggattattTAGTCCTCAAGTTTGTCTTGGGGATCgtatagaacctgggtaacccctgaatgtagACACGACTTGGCTAACACTGATTTCTCTGCAAGCCTGGGCGATTGCTCGTTACAAAGACAAGAgctgttagggggaaggaattagaaataaccatcaggctttgatacttactgcctgtcagacaaacttgagagctaaaaaaaaaaattccatgagtgtataagaacaaatttgtatgtgcgaacgattgatgaatgaggtccGTCGTTCTTTTTTATACTGTGAATAAGGGAATGAATCTGTGCCCAGTGTACTTTGTTCCATTGTAACGTGAAGCATCTTGTAACCTACATCTGCTGTTTCTCAAACAAAGACCTCTCGGATGCCTGTTTTTATAATCCTGTACATGAACTCAGCCTCGCTATACCTTCCCAATACTTGGCAGTGGCGGTTCTAAGGGGGGGCAAGGGGGGCAATGCCCTCGTAATATTAAGCCTGGACCCCCCTCTGGCCCCCCTAACTGTGGCGAATATTTTCGTAaggcagaaaaaaataataaatgtggAACCAGAAAATAAATCATGTTGTATAGTCGAACCATTTAGGTGACAGACCCCTAACTGTGGCTTTTGGAGAGCCAAACCtatggggtggtggtggtatgtAACAGCTGTGCTTAATATATTTGGTACCCCTAAAATCGCATGTGGccccagcctgcccccccccccatttgaaatGGTCTAGAACCGCCACTGATACTTGGTGTTTCACAGTTCATGACTCCTAGGTTACTGTAAATATGTCTGGACAGTGAAGGAGTATAAAGGAAGTGTCCGGGATCAGAAGTTGTCACGTAGGGCCACATAATCTGTGTTATACTCATCGATTGTATCTCAGTGTAATGTGCTAAAACATGATGAAGTATTAAAACATTTACTTGGCGACATTGTCCACAGGTGTTATAATTCTCTTTTCCCAGGCGAGGGCTGTGTTTTAACAAAATCCCCAGCTCAAGTGAACTGAATAACGGTCATTTCACATTTGCCCTATCATGGGGCACATGGTAAAACCGGAGGACACAAAATTCACACCGGCTGCTGGATGGCTCAGTAAGTCTCACTGCAAAATATGGTAAATAATGGAAAGAAAGAACTGTTCCAAAGCAGCCTTTCCAACTGTGTGTTTGTATCATGGATAAGATAAGCACATCATTTGCAGAAGGtcacaaatataaaaaaaatgcaTTGCATTTGCTTCCAAGAAAATATAAAATACATCTACCTAACTTTTAAGTCACACAACAGCCCTCTTCTATAGCTGGACTGATTCAAATTTCTCTAATACCTCTTTTTGCCAGGGATGGGCACTctacttttttttatttacagTTGTCGAGATGGTAAAATCTCACGAAAGgtatctaaacttagcacaaaaagtaaggaaatgtgtgcttggtagattatttctttgttgtaacaatgcttcttggcaaaaaatcttatatcaggcacctgattgtcagcacctggggcaccagaagctcaaaacaagagtcaatagc
Proteins encoded in this window:
- the LOC130127160 gene encoding neurotrypsin-like; translation: MALSRREMVCLVGIACLWLPALAEVAAEDSYLNEVQSSAPLSCSEGFTELGYYNGTVSQTDSGAPCLKWTEFPDYVLQYPGRGLGDHSFCRNPDRESNPWCFFRQNSGAIGWAYCDCHQGAARVVGGLSPGSGRVEVYLNGQWGAVCDSHWTDRDASVICRQLGLGEIGTALQHLQFGSGSGLFHYERLGCHGDENTLSKCRSRTFVTGDCSHGNEAGVVCAPPEGSGPPLRLVGGEEDFEGRVEVFHGGRWGTVCDDQWDDRDAEVICRQLGFGGVAKAWSWAHFGQGSGPILLDAVRCTGNELFLDQCPHGDWEQHNCDHMEDAGVSCSPYTDGVVRLVGGDSPWEGRVEVFHNGDWGTVCDDHWTQQHARVVCQQLGYRGHAEVVADGTFGEGIGLILLDDVHCDGSETSLLDCRRGIWGRTDCSHNEDVGVCCRVGAGQETNEVQVIAPSTGPLVRLVGSSSRKEGRVEVYFHGNWGSICDSGWNDLNAAVVCRQLGHSGRAVAAGGFGQGKGPIHLDQVRCTGKEEFLGECPSLGQSLQGCRRREDAGVRCDVTPGATGEQAKPHELTCGLRKIVEEGNKKQQGEKNTLSNSWPWQVSVWLRSEGQDGAPLCSGTLISPCWALTSADCFNRFGKDLSRYVVRIGATERKLTPEQITIHKKFKGQSGGHNLALLRLPSTKGHCVTFERDTNAACLPLPDTAVGGKTLSSCVITVTTQWEGPDSVVASWVPLMSSWQCKKRYGDSYSSHGTLCAGSPPDTSRLHGDSCQGNSGGGLVCQGEAGRWVLTGVVAGGYGCGVPSSPALYTRVSRFRSWIEEVTGAHMQQQQQQQQRAHTEDTRTRVEEDDVNTRKENTHAELAYTNDLTLMDADLMHAYKEHTHSEGRDKYSHAHGEPRQTPIQQFSIETNEVNELTQKHTHTHSQHMHAHHRTNMHRKSAHPIKADKHTHALV